GCTTTCTGTAGCCACAATGTGCTAGCGCGTAAAAGTAAACTCAAGTGAGTTGCGGGGTCGGAGGGAAGGTTGCTCAGGTTGTGGTTTGCCTTATTGCCATTTGAAAGCGGTTAATAAGCATTTTTATTCACAGTACTCAATGATGCTGCCCCTCTTCCTTCTCAGCTTCCTGTCTCTTTATCGTATCCTCGCATGCCTGAAGACAGGCTTCGCAGACAGCCTTATCGACTTCCCTGTGGTAGGGTTCCTGGAAAATAGGTACCTGGATTTTCACCTGGAATAATTGAACGTTTTTCAAGCCGCAGAGGTCGCATTTCTTCCCGTCTACGGGTACTCTGTTAAGGTTTGCCTCATGACAGTTCGCAAGGCATTCTTCATTGATTCCCCTCCACGTACCTGTGGGATATGCAGCCGAAACGCTCCTGTCGTTCACTTTCACAGGGCAAAGCGTTGGTCTTGCCACGCCGCAGAGGTCGCAGTCAGCCATAACTCACACTCCTAAAACATGAGCCGCATTCATCGCCATCTCGATAAACGGCTCGGGGTAAATCCCTATCCCGATAGTCCCTATCACAGCAAGCACGAGAGCAATTACGTAAGGCGCAGGCTCTTTTATCTTTTCTCCAGTCGGAGGAAGCACATACATGTACCTTATCACCCTGGCATAGTAATAAATCGAGAGCGCGCTGTTCAATATGGCTATTATCACTATTAAAAGAAGCCACGAGCTTGCCTGAGCAACAGCCTCGATTATGACCGAATAGAACAATACGAATTTTCCTATGAAGCCTGCCGATGGCGGAATACCCGCCAGAGCCAGCATGAATACAAGCAGGGAAAATGCCGTTATCGGCGCGCGTTTCCCAAGCCCTGCGAAATTCTCAAGGTCATCCGTGTTCTTTGCATCCTTATTGTCTGATAACACCATATATCCCACCACAGCGACTGCAATAAACGCGCCGCCTTTCATCAGGGCATGACCGAGGGCAAGCAGCACGCCTCCTGCTATGGACATCGGTGTTATGACCACGAATGCAAGGGCTATGTAGCCAGCCTGCGCTATCGATGAATATGCAAGCATGCGCTTGATGCTTCGCTGCGAGATTGCCACGATATTGCCGTAGGTCATGGTGATTACCGCAAGAACTGCGAAAGCCATCTGGATATCCAGCCGCAGCGGGAGCACTGCCACGGCGAACAGTACAAGTACCCTGAAGGCTGCAACAAATCCCATCTTCTTTGAGCCTGCCGCAAGCAGCGATGAAACCACCGTGGGTGAGCCTTCGTATGTATCCGGAGCCCACATATGGAATGGAACAAGGGCCATCTTGAAACCAAATCCTGCAATCAAGAAGATTATTGCAATTATACCGAGCGAACCTGCAGCTAAAAGAGGATTTGTCTTGAAGAACTCGATGATTACAGGAATGTTTGTAGAGCCTGTTATGCCGTACACAAGCGACATGCCGAATAAAAGGAGCGCCGAGGAAAGCGAACCTATTATGAAATATTTCAATGCAGCTTCAAGGGATGCCGGGTTCTTTTTCTCAAAACCTGCCAATACATAAGTCGACATGCTTGCAAGTTCAAATCCCACGAACAACGTAACAAGGTCATTGGCAGAAGCCACAACCATCATCCCCACTATGGCAAGGAGAAGAAGGGCATAATACTCATCCTGGTGCCGGTTGTCCTTGAAATAACTGACAGAAGCAATCACTGCAAGCAATGAAACTACCAGGAATATCAATTTAAAGATCTGGGATAGTGGGTCGATTACCAGCGAATTATAGAAAAAGCTCCCGGTTCCTTTTATTCCAAGTATAGATATAATCGAAACCAGAATACCTGCAGCGCTCAGGTATCCAAGCATGTTCTTGGACTTATCGCTCATCAAAAGACCAAACAGAATGATTACCAGCGCCAGTATTGTGAGCAGTATTTCGGGAACAAGCAAAGCATAGCTCATATTATCACTCCTTTTAGCCCTGCGGCAAATTCCACAAGATGTTTTGCATTGGTGGTCATCATGTTAAGCACCGGGTTGGGGTTGAGCCCGAAGAATATTATCAGCAGCACAAGTACAGCCATGGCTGCTATCTCGTAGCTGGCGCCATCGTGGATATGCCCGAGTTTTTCGTTGTAAGTGCCGAATACCGCCCTCTGCATTGCCCAGAGATGATACCCTGCCGTGAACACGATGCCGAAGAGCGCCAGTATCACGAACGTGGGCAATGTGAAATACGAATTAACAAGTATGAGGAATTCAGCTACGAACCCGCTCATCGCCGGTAATCCAAGCGAGGCAAGGAATCCCGCCATCATCAGGAAAGCGAGCTTTGGCATGTGCTTCGCAATCCCGCCAAGGTCGCCGATTATCCTTGTACCTGCGCTATGCTGGATCACGCCGCATGACATGAACAGCACGGCGGTAATGAGACCGTGCGAGAACTGCTGGAACATCGCTCCGCTTACCGAGAGCGGGATAAGGGCTGCGGCGCCAAGCATCACATAACCCATGTGGCTGATACTTGAGTAAGCCACCATCTTCTTGAGGTCGCGCTGCGCCAGCGCCAGGAACGTACCATAGAGTATGCTCAGGACACCGATTATCGCCATTAAGGTTATTAATTTCGCTGGCGAGCCTGAATATGGAAGTATTGGAAGTATTACCCTGAAAAGACCATAGCCTCCCATCTTGAGCAGCAGTGCGGCAAGTATGACGCTGCCTGCGGTTGGCGCTTCCACATGTGCATCCGGAAGCCAGGTATGGAAAGGCACAGCAGGCATCTTCACGATAAAACCAAAGAGGAGTGCAAGGAATATCCCATCCTTCAGAATCGGGGAGCCTATCACAGAGTAGTATTTCAACAGGGTAAACATGTCAAAGCTGGGGGTGCCCGAGATCTGCCATGCATTGAAGTAGAGTGAAAAGATGGCAAGCAGCATCACGAGGCTCGCCACATGCGTGTATATGAAGAACTTGATTGCAGCATAGTCCTTTCTTGGTCCTCCCCAGATGCTGATGAGGAAGTACATCGGTATAAGCACGACTTCCCAGAATATGTAGAATACAAAGAAGTCCAGGGATGTGAAAACCCCAAGCACGCCGACCTGCTCAAGGAGTATCAAACCATAGAACTGGTTTGGCTGTTTTGTCTCTCCCCATGCAAATACAACGGTGAGAGGGATGACTATATTGGACAAAAGCACAAGCGGAAGCCCGATGCCGTCAAGACCGAATTTCAGGCTTACCCCGAGAGTGGCAATCCAGGGAGTCGACTCCAAAAACTGGGGGTCTGAAATACTGCTTGAAAATCGCGAAAGTAAAAACAACGATATCAAAAGTGATGTTCCCGAACTCAGAAGCGCTATGGCACGCGCCTGCTGCCGTGTTCTTGTCAAAAATGTGATTATCGCCCCGATTAATGGGATCGCGATCATCAATGAAATCAAAGCCATTTAAACGCCTCCGAGCTTAAGCAAAATTATTAGCAAACCTATTCCCAGCAATGTTATCGAGGCGTAATTCTGAACCACGCCCGTCTGTATTTTCCTTGCAACTTCACCAAGTTTGATCAACGAGTTGCTGATGACATTATCTATAACAAGCCCGTCGATTATCTTCCTGTCCACGAACTCACCTGACCGTGCAGCAACGCCGTGTGTCAGTTTCACGCCTATTATGTCTGCCGAGATCCGGGGTTCATAATATCTGTTTGTCAGAAGTTTATACAGGGGGTTGTGCGATGGTACAAGCTTACTCATGTCCAGCATTTTCTTATAGTAGATCGCATACGATATCAGAAGACCGAGCACCCCGACAATTACAGGAAGCAGCGTTATTATTAACGATGGCGTAACCTCACCCTCATGAACAGGGACAAACACATTCATTAGTTCAAAATTTTTCTCAAGATAATTGTAAAATCCTGTCTGCGAAAAACCGAAGAAGAGCGCAAACACAGCAAGGATCATGAGCGGTCTTGTCATCACGTCCGGCGATTCATGGGGCTGCCGCTCAGAGCGGGGTGTTCCCGTGAAGGTCATGAACCACAGCCTGAAAATGTAAATGGAGGTAAGAAGGGCTGCTATGATGGCAAAACTATAAGGAATAAAATTTCCGGTTTTATCTCCAAATTCGAACGCACCTTCTATAATAGCATCCTTGCTGAAGAAACCTGCCGTTCCAATATTAATGAACGGGATACCGATTCCTGCAAGCGCCAGTGCTGCTATCAACATTGTGGTTGCAGTAATCTTCATCTTGCCAAACAGTCCCCCCATCTCGCGAATATCGTTTGTACCCATGGCGTGGATCACGCTTCCGGCGCAGAGGAAGAGCAGCGCCTTGAAGAAGGCATGGCTTATGAGGTGGAACATGGATATCCCGACAGCTTTTGCACCGATGGCGATTCCGGCAGTGCCAAGAGCCAGCATCATATACCCTAGCTGGCTCACGGTCGAATAGGCAAGCACCCTTTTTATATCGTTCATCACAAGTCCCATCGTTGCAGCAAAGAGAGCCGTGAAACCGCCTATGTATGCAACAACAAGAAGCGAATCTGGGGCAGCCGCAAACATGGGGAATGTTCTGGCAACAAGATACACCCCCGCAGTGACCATCGTTGCAGCGTGAATCAGGGCGGACACAGTAGTCGGACCTTCCATGGCATCGGGAAGCCAGCCGTGCAACGGGAATTGACCGCTCTTTCCCACCGCGCCGCCGAAGAAAAGTAAAGTGATATAGGTCAATTGTCTGGGGTCGATCAGTGGTATTGCCTCAAACATGGACTTGAACTGCAGGATGAAGCTGCCCGGTGAAAGTGCAAAGGTATGCGCCGTGATAATCTCGCTCATATTGACATAGAGCAGCACGATTCCTGCAAGGAACAGCACGTCGCCCACCCGTGTTACAAGGAATGCCTTTTTTGCAGCGGCTGCAGCAGAGGGCTTGTGGTACCAGAAACCTATCAGGAGAAATGAGCAAAGCCCCACAATCTCCCATGATACGAAGAACTGGAGGATGTTGTCTGACAGAACCACGCTCAGCATTGCGGCTGTAAATAATGAGGTCTCGGCAAAGTAACGCGGCTTTGCAGGGTCATGCGCCATGTATCCCACTGCATAGATGTGGATGAGCAGGCTCACGAATGAAACCATCAGGAGCATTACGATTGCAAGTGGGTCTATCAGTATACCAAGATTCATGCCCGAAAACCAGTTCCAGGACTGCTGGATTACCTTATCCGGGTATATCTCAAGGAAAATCCCGAGCGAGATGATAAACGAGCCAAGGATTGCCGCAATCGGAATATAAGCCCCGCCAGAAGGGAGTTTCTTGCCCAGGAAAAGCGTTAATACAAAACCAATTACAGGCAATAATACGATTAAAGCTGCATAGTCGCTGAACATCCTACCACCTCAGAATGTTGATATTATCAAGATTGATGGTATCGCGCACCCTGAACAATGCAACGAGTATAGCGAACCCTATGGCTGCTTCTGCTGCTGCTATGGCTATTGAGAACGCCGCGAATACCTGACCCGTGGCATTGCCGTTGTAACTTGAAAATGCCACGAGGTTGAGGTTTGCGGAATTCAAAAGAAGCTCTATGCACATAAGGATTTTAATCCCGCTTCTCTGCGTGATGATTCCGTATGAACCTATTGTAAAAATAATTGCTGAAACCAGAAGATACGAATAAAGCATGACTAAGCCTCCTTTTTCGCTATATAAAGCGCGCCGATTAGTGCAGCAAGTAATAGCAGTGAAAGCAGTTCAAATGGAAAAATAAAATCACTGAATATCCCGTTCCTGATATCCGGTCCCCCTGCAATATCCCCGATACTGATAGGGATTACCTCATTTTTTGCAGCCAGTTCGGTGTAGCTATTATCGATTGCCATGAAAAGCACTGCGAATAAGAGCAATGCAATTAATAGATTGGCGGGTTTGTTGGGCATCTATTCTTCCTCTCCCTTTCTGGTTAACATTATGGTGAACAATATGAGCGTGATAACAGCCCCGACATAGACGAGCACCTGTATCCAGGCGATGAACTCTGCCCCAAGAAGAATGAAAAGCCCTGCCGTGCCTATGAGAGCCCCGGCAAGATACACTGCACTGTGGACTAATTTTTTTGCCTGTACCACCATGATGGATGAAAGAATCGTGACAAGTGAAATGATTAAAAATACCAGATCTGATATCACTGTTCCACCTCTTTCTTGAAGAGCAGCCTTTCAGGGGAATATATCAGGCTCTCCCGTGTGTAGTCCGCAAGTTCATAGTTCCCGGTCATTTTAATGGCGTTCATGGGGCATACATCAACACAGAGCGCACAGAACATGCACATCCCTATATTGAATTGCGGGAACCACCGTGTGCCATATTTTACTATTGTAATCGTGCCATTCGGGCAGTTCACCTCGCATATCCCGCAGCCGATGCAGGCATTCTCATCCACTGCGTGCAGTCCCCTGAACCTCGGTGAGAGCTTCATGCGCTGATACGGGTATTGAATGGTAACTGTGGGCCTATTCCCGATATGCAGAACATGCTTCAGGGTGACAATGAGCCCTTTTATTATACCGCTCATTGTCCAGTTCCTGGTTATCCATGCCAATCAGATCACTCCTGCATTCGCAAGGAAAGTAACGATGATACCTGCTACCAGAAGGTTCAATAGAGCCAGGGGCACCATGATTTTCCATCCAAGATTGAGAAGCTGGTCGATTCTCATCCTTGGCACCGTATCCCGCAGCCACATTGCAAAGAAGATCACGGCATAGGTTTTAATCAGGAAATATACAAGCGAGACGAGTGGAACGGCGAAAGCCGGCATAAATGGTGGCATTGGGCCGTTCCAGCCCCCCAGAAATAAAGTGACAACGATTCCTGAGACTGCGAATAGATGGGCGTATTCGGCAAGGAAGAACATGGCGAATTTCATCCCGCTGTACTCTATAAAGAAACCCGCAACAAGCTCTGATTCGGATTCCTGGAAGTCAAACGGTATGCGTCCCATTTCAGCAATGGAAGCTATAAGGAATAAAATAAACCCAAGCGGCTGAAGGAATATGAACCACTTCGGAATTATCCCGAACCAGGTTCCGCTCTGTGCATTTACAATGTCCACGGTGCTCAGGGAGCCTGTGAACAAAACCACTGCGATGGCGGCTAAAGCCAGTGGTATCGTGTAACTGATATCCTGGGCTACAGCCCTCATCGCCCCCATTAAGGAATATTTATTATTGGACGCCCATCCCGCAAGCAGAATGGCAACGGGCGATATTGCTGAAATTGCAATGATATACAGAAGCCCTACCCTTAAATCAGATATGATAAGGTAATCCCCGAAGGGAATGGGGATAAATACCAAAAGCGCAGGGATAAATACTATAAAAGGCGCAAGCGTGAACAGCCATCTGTCTGCGTTTGCAGGTATGATATCTTCTTTTCCGATGAGCTTTACCCCGTCCATAACAGGCTGAAGAAGCCCACGCGGCCCTGTTACCATTGGCCCGTACCTGACCTGCACCATGGCAACAACCTTACGCTCCATCCATGTCAGGAACATAACCGTGACAAGCACAAAACCCATCAGCACTGCTATCTCCACGAGAACGATTATTATCTGTAAAACATACTCAGCTCCAAAAGCTTTGAAGACGTTCAATATAGGCTCGTACACGCCAAGTGCAGTTAAAATATTTACTATAAGTTCATAAGCGTTCATCCTATCACCTGTCCACATCGCCGAGCACGACGTCAATGGTTCCAAAGGCAGCTATCAGGTCAGGGATTTTGAGTCCTTTCACCATCTCGGGAATGGCGGTAAGATTGCAAAACGATGGTGAGCGTATCTTGACCCTGTAGGGCTTGGTTGTGCCGTCGCTAACGATGTAAAACCCAAGCTCTCCCTTCGGCGCTTCGATCCTGCTGTAAATCTCACCAGGCGGCGGGGTAAAAATTCGCGGGAAATATGTCAAAACCGTGGAAGGTGTGCCTGTCATCGGGGCTATTCCGTATTTTGAACTGCTGACAATCGAAGCCTCAGGCATGGTGTCCACGACCTGCCGCAGGATATGGAGGCACTCCTTCATCTCATCAATCCTGACCATATAGCGAGCGAAGCTGTCGCACTCACTGCGTACGCATGCCCTGAAGTCAAGGTCTGGATATATCGAGTAAGGCTCGTATTTCCTGATATCATAATTTACCCCTGAGCCGCGAAGCGCGGGACCTGTCATGCCGTAATTTATTGCATCCTTCGCGCTTATCACCCCGATGTTTTTCATCCTCATCAGGAATATTTCGTTATCGTTAATTAACTGTTCATAATCGTTTATGCGTTTTTCCATGTCTTTTATGAACTCATTGAGTTTCGGGATGAAGCCATCGGGAAGGTCTTCCCTCACCCCGCCGGGCTTGATGTAGTTGAAGGTCATCCTGGCGCCGCACAGCATCTCGAATAGCTGGAGTGCATTCTCTCTTTCGCGGAAGCCCCACATTATCATGGTGGTTGCTCCGAGGTCAAGCAAAAGGGAACCGATGGATACAATGTGGTTCACTATGCGATTTAATTCCATGACAAGAACGCGGATGTATTCTGCCCGCAAAGGAACCTCTATGCCCGCAAGCTCCTCAACGGCTTTTACAAAGGCATAGTTATTGGGCATGGCTGAGATATAATCCAGCCTGTCTGTATACGGGATGAACTGGAGATATGTTTTCATCTCCCCGAGTTTTTCTGTTCCACGATGGAGGTAGCCCAGAACAATCCTGCAATCCCTGATTATCTCACCGTCCATCCTCAATCTGAAGCGCAGCACGCCGTGCGTGCTCGGATGCACAGGACCCATGTTAATTATAAGTTCATCCGTTTCCATGTTACCGCCTCAAGAGCTTTCCCCCGTCCGTGCTCACTATATCTTCCCCGTCCTCCCCTATGGTAACGAACTGCTCTGTGTTCATATCGTAATCCTTCCTGAGCGGATGACCCATCCAGCCCTCAGGCAGCAGTATCCGCACAAGATCGGGATGACCTGTGAATTTAATCCCAACAAGGTCATACGTTTCCCGCTCAAGCCAATTTGCGCCTTTCCAGAGGGATGTGAGCGAGTCCACCTCCGGTTTTTCATGGTCAAGAATAATTTTTAGTACAAGGTTCTCTTTTTTATCCCAGGAAAAGAAATTATATACCACCTCAAAATGATCCTTATAATCAATCCCTGTAATCACGGAAAGATGAACAAAACCAATTTCCTTCACTTTCCTGGCGACCTTTAATAGCCCCTCTTTCTTAATTATCAAAAGCGGCTTATCGGCCTGCATGCCTGTGCTTACGACAGAGGAGGGTAATGCCTTTTTTAGCTCATCAAGAATGTTCATTTATTAAGCCCCCATTTTGCCCCGTATCCCTCATTCTTGATTTTTTCCCGGAGCTGGATAATCGCGTATAACCATGCCTCAGGCCGGGGGGGGCATCCCGGAATATACACGTCCACGGGTATGATTAAATCCACGCCTTTTAAGACAGAGTACGATTCATGATATGGTCCGCCTGTGTTTGAGCAGCTTCCTACCGAAATCACCCATTTGGGGTCGGGCATCATCTCATAAAGCTGTTTCACACGCGGTGCCATTCTTTTTGTCACAGTGCCTGCAACGAACATGAGGTCTGCCTGTCTCGGGCTGGCTCTGAAGATTTCCATGCCGAAGCGTGAAAGATCATGGTGTGGCATGACCACAGCCATCATTTCGATAGCGCAGCAGGCAAGACCCGATTGCACAGGCCAGAGAGAGCTCAGGCGCGCCCAGTTTATTACCTGGTCCACGGTCGTTAAAAGGATCATTCCTTTCCGTTCCCCTGCGGCAAGGACTGTGCTGATAAGCCCCGTATCTTCCAGTTTCTCAAGCGCTGTTACCGGTTGTTTTCTCCTGGCTGGTTTGATTTTTGTGGTGTCAATGGTTACTGGGTCCACTCTAATGCCTCCTTTCTCCAGGCATAAGCCAGACCGATAACGAGAACTTCAATAAAGATAACCATTTCGAAGAATCCGAGAGCTCCGAGTTTTTTGAACTGTACAGCCCACGGGTATAAGAAGAGAACCTCCACATCGAATATCAGGAAAACAATCACAAGCAGATAATACTGGATGTTAAAATGTATTCTTGCATCGCCTATCGGGACTTCTGCGCATTCGTACGTGGATAGTTTTTCCTTGGTTTTATCGCTTGGTCTTACCATCCTTGACATGAATAAAGAGATTGCCACGAATACAGCGCCGATAACCGTAAGAAGTACTACAGGTAAGTAGTTATCAAAAATTTCATCCAAGACCATTGAACCTCCTGTAATTAGGGCTTAAAAAAGGATTATTGATATAAAAAGCTTATGAATTAGTTTTAGCGTAAGGTTCATAAAGATTCAGATAACAGAAGGCAAAAAAAGTAATGAACGAGGAACTGTTTTAATGGAAAGTTTATTTGACATTAGAATCGGTTATGCATCCCCCAGGAATCCCATTGCTCTTGCCTCCATGGCTGGAATAACCGACAGTAAGTTCGCATCCAGATTCAGGAATGCAGGATTGGTTATCCTGGGCGGCTATAATCTGGATAAGCAGACAAATGATGCTGCAGGGAAAGAAATAGCGCGCGGAAGGTCTGAATTCGTATCCGATGAACCCATGGAATTCCTGAAAAACGAGCTTGAAGCTGCAATAGCAATCGGAACAACAATAGCAGTAAACGTGCGTGCTGCGACACTTCCGCCTTATGTCGATGCGGCACATCTGGCTAAAAAATTTGGTGGCATACTTGAAATAAATGCCCACTGCAGGCAGCCTGAAATGACAGAACTCGGGGCTGGGGAAGCGTTATTAAAAGACGCGAAAAGACTTTGCGATTACATAAAGGAGATAAAAAAAACAGGTGTGGTGCTTTCAGTCAAAACAAGAGCCAATGTGGTGAACGATGTTGAACTTGCCAGGGCTATTGAGAAGGCTGGTGCCGACATCATACATATAGATGCCATGCATCCGGAAGGAATGGATATCGGGGTTATAAGACGTGTTCGCAATTCAACGGGTTTATTCATTATAGGCAACAACTTGGTTGTGGATT
This genomic window from Candidatus Methanoperedens sp. contains:
- the fpoO gene encoding F420H2 dehydrogenase subunit FpoO; the encoded protein is MADCDLCGVARPTLCPVKVNDRSVSAAYPTGTWRGINEECLANCHEANLNRVPVDGKKCDLCGLKNVQLFQVKIQVPIFQEPYHREVDKAVCEACLQACEDTIKRQEAEKEEGQHH
- a CDS encoding NADH-quinone oxidoreductase subunit N; protein product: MSYALLVPEILLTILALVIILFGLLMSDKSKNMLGYLSAAGILVSIISILGIKGTGSFFYNSLVIDPLSQIFKLIFLVVSLLAVIASVSYFKDNRHQDEYYALLLLAIVGMMVVASANDLVTLFVGFELASMSTYVLAGFEKKNPASLEAALKYFIIGSLSSALLLFGMSLVYGITGSTNIPVIIEFFKTNPLLAAGSLGIIAIIFLIAGFGFKMALVPFHMWAPDTYEGSPTVVSSLLAAGSKKMGFVAAFRVLVLFAVAVLPLRLDIQMAFAVLAVITMTYGNIVAISQRSIKRMLAYSSIAQAGYIALAFVVITPMSIAGGVLLALGHALMKGGAFIAVAVVGYMVLSDNKDAKNTDDLENFAGLGKRAPITAFSLLVFMLALAGIPPSAGFIGKFVLFYSVIIEAVAQASSWLLLIVIIAILNSALSIYYYARVIRYMYVLPPTGEKIKEPAPYVIALVLAVIGTIGIGIYPEPFIEMAMNAAHVLGV
- a CDS encoding NuoM family protein, which gives rise to MALISLMIAIPLIGAIITFLTRTRQQARAIALLSSGTSLLISLFLLSRFSSSISDPQFLESTPWIATLGVSLKFGLDGIGLPLVLLSNIVIPLTVVFAWGETKQPNQFYGLILLEQVGVLGVFTSLDFFVFYIFWEVVLIPMYFLISIWGGPRKDYAAIKFFIYTHVASLVMLLAIFSLYFNAWQISGTPSFDMFTLLKYYSVIGSPILKDGIFLALLFGFIVKMPAVPFHTWLPDAHVEAPTAGSVILAALLLKMGGYGLFRVILPILPYSGSPAKLITLMAIIGVLSILYGTFLALAQRDLKKMVAYSSISHMGYVMLGAAALIPLSVSGAMFQQFSHGLITAVLFMSCGVIQHSAGTRIIGDLGGIAKHMPKLAFLMMAGFLASLGLPAMSGFVAEFLILVNSYFTLPTFVILALFGIVFTAGYHLWAMQRAVFGTYNEKLGHIHDGASYEIAAMAVLVLLIIFFGLNPNPVLNMMTTNAKHLVEFAAGLKGVII
- the nuoL gene encoding NADH-quinone oxidoreductase subunit L; translation: MFSDYAALIVLLPVIGFVLTLFLGKKLPSGGAYIPIAAILGSFIISLGIFLEIYPDKVIQQSWNWFSGMNLGILIDPLAIVMLLMVSFVSLLIHIYAVGYMAHDPAKPRYFAETSLFTAAMLSVVLSDNILQFFVSWEIVGLCSFLLIGFWYHKPSAAAAAKKAFLVTRVGDVLFLAGIVLLYVNMSEIITAHTFALSPGSFILQFKSMFEAIPLIDPRQLTYITLLFFGGAVGKSGQFPLHGWLPDAMEGPTTVSALIHAATMVTAGVYLVARTFPMFAAAPDSLLVVAYIGGFTALFAATMGLVMNDIKRVLAYSTVSQLGYMMLALGTAGIAIGAKAVGISMFHLISHAFFKALLFLCAGSVIHAMGTNDIREMGGLFGKMKITATTMLIAALALAGIGIPFINIGTAGFFSKDAIIEGAFEFGDKTGNFIPYSFAIIAALLTSIYIFRLWFMTFTGTPRSERQPHESPDVMTRPLMILAVFALFFGFSQTGFYNYLEKNFELMNVFVPVHEGEVTPSLIITLLPVIVGVLGLLISYAIYYKKMLDMSKLVPSHNPLYKLLTNRYYEPRISADIIGVKLTHGVAARSGEFVDRKIIDGLVIDNVISNSLIKLGEVARKIQTGVVQNYASITLLGIGLLIILLKLGGV
- the fpoK gene encoding F420H2 dehydrogenase subunit FpoK → MLYSYLLVSAIIFTIGSYGIITQRSGIKILMCIELLLNSANLNLVAFSSYNGNATGQVFAAFSIAIAAAEAAIGFAILVALFRVRDTINLDNINILRW
- a CDS encoding NADH-quinone oxidoreductase subunit I: MAWITRNWTMSGIIKGLIVTLKHVLHIGNRPTVTIQYPYQRMKLSPRFRGLHAVDENACIGCGICEVNCPNGTITIVKYGTRWFPQFNIGMCMFCALCVDVCPMNAIKMTGNYELADYTRESLIYSPERLLFKKEVEQ
- the nuoH gene encoding NADH-quinone oxidoreductase subunit NuoH, translating into MNAYELIVNILTALGVYEPILNVFKAFGAEYVLQIIIVLVEIAVLMGFVLVTVMFLTWMERKVVAMVQVRYGPMVTGPRGLLQPVMDGVKLIGKEDIIPANADRWLFTLAPFIVFIPALLVFIPIPFGDYLIISDLRVGLLYIIAISAISPVAILLAGWASNNKYSLMGAMRAVAQDISYTIPLALAAIAVVLFTGSLSTVDIVNAQSGTWFGIIPKWFIFLQPLGFILFLIASIAEMGRIPFDFQESESELVAGFFIEYSGMKFAMFFLAEYAHLFAVSGIVVTLFLGGWNGPMPPFMPAFAVPLVSLVYFLIKTYAVIFFAMWLRDTVPRMRIDQLLNLGWKIMVPLALLNLLVAGIIVTFLANAGVI
- a CDS encoding NADH-quinone oxidoreductase subunit D, with translation METDELIINMGPVHPSTHGVLRFRLRMDGEIIRDCRIVLGYLHRGTEKLGEMKTYLQFIPYTDRLDYISAMPNNYAFVKAVEELAGIEVPLRAEYIRVLVMELNRIVNHIVSIGSLLLDLGATTMIMWGFRERENALQLFEMLCGARMTFNYIKPGGVREDLPDGFIPKLNEFIKDMEKRINDYEQLINDNEIFLMRMKNIGVISAKDAINYGMTGPALRGSGVNYDIRKYEPYSIYPDLDFRACVRSECDSFARYMVRIDEMKECLHILRQVVDTMPEASIVSSSKYGIAPMTGTPSTVLTYFPRIFTPPPGEIYSRIEAPKGELGFYIVSDGTTKPYRVKIRSPSFCNLTAIPEMVKGLKIPDLIAAFGTIDVVLGDVDR
- a CDS encoding NADH-quinone oxidoreductase subunit C — protein: MNILDELKKALPSSVVSTGMQADKPLLIIKKEGLLKVARKVKEIGFVHLSVITGIDYKDHFEVVYNFFSWDKKENLVLKIILDHEKPEVDSLTSLWKGANWLERETYDLVGIKFTGHPDLVRILLPEGWMGHPLRKDYDMNTEQFVTIGEDGEDIVSTDGGKLLRR
- a CDS encoding NADH-quinone oxidoreductase subunit B, with the protein product MDPVTIDTTKIKPARRKQPVTALEKLEDTGLISTVLAAGERKGMILLTTVDQVINWARLSSLWPVQSGLACCAIEMMAVVMPHHDLSRFGMEIFRASPRQADLMFVAGTVTKRMAPRVKQLYEMMPDPKWVISVGSCSNTGGPYHESYSVLKGVDLIIPVDVYIPGCPPRPEAWLYAIIQLREKIKNEGYGAKWGLNK
- the ndhC gene encoding NADH-quinone oxidoreductase subunit A, producing MVLDEIFDNYLPVVLLTVIGAVFVAISLFMSRMVRPSDKTKEKLSTYECAEVPIGDARIHFNIQYYLLVIVFLIFDVEVLFLYPWAVQFKKLGALGFFEMVIFIEVLVIGLAYAWRKEALEWTQ
- a CDS encoding methanogenesis marker 9 domain-containing protein, producing MESLFDIRIGYASPRNPIALASMAGITDSKFASRFRNAGLVILGGYNLDKQTNDAAGKEIARGRSEFVSDEPMEFLKNELEAAIAIGTTIAVNVRAATLPPYVDAAHLAKKFGGILEINAHCRQPEMTELGAGEALLKDAKRLCDYIKEIKKTGVVLSVKTRANVVNDVELARAIEKAGADIIHIDAMHPEGMDIGVIRRVRNSTGLFIIGNNLVVDFESAKEMFSHGADMVSVARAALATPDIINRLVLEVSSFQSMTGWYNAPKHICGGGDLRALAFCCLPVKPCALHGALKQAGISAEEFMKLKTDFARKTPIEYGEGTCFGSMTWCCKITKPCFLRDGALVASGLSDVEYMRIKKRLSEYIMKHRKKI